The genomic segment GAACGCCTCGAAGAAGGCGGTCACCACCAGCACCCGGTGCGCCGCCGCCAGCCGCTCGGTGCGGTCGTAGCGGGACAGCCCGCTGCGCCGCTCGGCGACCTGGCGGACCAGGTCGTGGCTGAGCCGGACGAACTCGGCCTTGGCGTCGAACCAGCCCAGCACCGCCGGCACCGAGGTCGCGGTGGCGAGCATCGCGCCGCCGGTGAGCGCGTCGAGCGCGGTCACCACCTTGCTGCGCTCGCCGCCGAGCAGACGTACGGCGTCGGTGTAGCTGAGCGTTTCGGGCATGCCGGGACACTCCTCGTGCAGGGGCGATTACCGCGCACCAGCATGCCGGCCGGACGCAACCTCTTCGTCGGCGGCCCAGCAGTCAGCGAAGCGGCACCGCCGACAGCCGAGCGTGGGCGATCTGCCGGCACCGGATGAGTACGTTGGTATCGAGCAGGCTGCGCACCTCAGACCTCATAGGGGTCCTGGAAACCGCGGTCCATGTCGCTGTCCACATCGGCGCGGAACCGCGCCGCATCAACGACCGGCGCGTTTGCCGACCCATCCGCGAACTGCTCCCGGGTCACCACCCGATCCCGACGCACGCCTGGTCCAGCCAGCGGATTCCGCAGATCGAGAACGGGACGGCTCGTGCCCGATCCGTCCCACTCCACCGCGAAGCCGTGCTGGCGGAAATGCTCGACGACGAGGGTCGCGGTACGGGTGGTGGCGTCCTGGTCGCCATCCGGCGCGCCCCACACACCGAGGGGCAGCCGGCTGGTCCGCTTCGCCCGCTTGCCGTCCTGCTCGGTGTAGTAGCAGAGCCCGACGCCACCGCCCCGAGCAACGATCCCGGCTTCGGCCAACGACTGAAAAACAACGTCAATCTGGGTACGGGCTGCCTTCCACCGCCCGTTGCCCAGCTTGACCGGCTCGGGGGCCGACGCCGGCTCCGCCGGTACGGGGTAGCCGGTGAGCCGGACAGCAGTTGCTGGACCTCCGGTGCGCCGGCGTTGTCGACGACATGGTTGCCGTGCTCATCACTGACGTCGGGATCCGCTCCGCCATCCAACAGCACCTGTACGGCATCGGTCGTCGTCGCGAACTCCGCCGCGAGATACAGGGCCGTGCGTCCACCCGGGCCGCGCTGCTCCACTGGCGCACCGGCTGCCAGCAGGAGCCGCAGCACCTCGGGCGACCCGGCACCCATCACCGCCCGGTGCAGGGCGGTGAAACCCTGCGCGTCGGCTGCGGCCACATCGGCACCCGCTCCGAGGTGCGCCCGCACGGCCTGACCGTCGCCGTCACGCGCCGCATCGAACAGAGTGCTCAAGATGATCGCCGATCCACGAAGGTGTCAGCGAGTGTAGATCCACCATCCCAACCCAGCCGACACCGTCACACCGGTCGGTGGACGAGCACGAGGTGAACGCCAGTTACCCTACGTCCGAGTTTTAGGGTAACTGGTGTTCACCTCGTCAGTGCGATCGTCCGGTCATTTCGCCGTCAGCGATGGCGCGGTCAGGAGGTTCGAGGCGGTGGTGGTAGGTGCGGACGCTTTCGCCGTCCGGTGTCGACTCCTGCGCGCCGGCTTCCCAGCCCAGACGCTCGTAGAATCCGGTCGCTCCGACAGATCCGGTGGAGGTCTGCGCCTCGACGCGGGTCGCGCCGGCGAGCCGTGCCTGCTCGACGAAGTGGGCGACCAGCAGCACCCCGATGCCGCTGCGGCGCCACTGTGGTCGTACCGCGAGCACGGACATGACCGCCACGTTCGGGGCCGCGACCGACGCCGCTCGCTCCGCTGTCGCCGGGAACACGCCGATGCGCAGCAGGCGCCGGGCCAGCGGCCGCAGCCGGGATCGCGCGGTGCGCACGGCCACCCGGGGTCGGACCGTCAGCGCCAGGCACCCGGCGAGGGCGAGGGACGCCAACGCCCGTCGGTTTCTCGCCAGCTCCGCGGTATGGGCGTGGTGGTCGGTGGCGCCCAGCACCAGGCCGACCACTTCACCGGGCCGGGTGGTGGTGTCGACGGCGACGATGCCCACCCCGTGCGGCGACTCCAGGAAGGTGCGCTGCCAGCGCTGGAGAAACCGGGGTCCGAGCGCCGGGAAAAGCCCCATCGGGAGCAAATCGATGTGCGCTCGGGACATCGCCGGCAGGTCGACACGCGTCGCCGGGCGCAGCACGAACCGTCCGTCGGT from the Solwaraspora sp. WMMD1047 genome contains:
- a CDS encoding GNAT family N-acetyltransferase, whose product is MRPLRSSVVASRPVDSTDADLTDGRFVLRPATRVDLPAMSRAHIDLLPMGLFPALGPRFLQRWQRTFLESPHGVGIVAVDTTTRPGEVVGLVLGATDHHAHTAELARNRRALASLALAGCLALTVRPRVAVRTARSRLRPLARRLLRIGVFPATAERAASVAAPNVAVMSVLAVRPQWRRSGIGVLLVAHFVEQARLAGATRVEAQTSTGSVGATGFYERLGWEAGAQESTPDGESVRTYHHRLEPPDRAIADGEMTGRSH